In Papaver somniferum cultivar HN1 chromosome 1, ASM357369v1, whole genome shotgun sequence, a genomic segment contains:
- the LOC113348855 gene encoding uncharacterized protein LOC113348855 encodes MGDASHASHVRSRTYADQVKGKQQLPTTSIDLSSLPLPTLKEGKPAIVLPESFYLEGCDIWKFSLIGRLDFKGITFQEVKDDLEHQWQLGQGAVQLIPMSRGFFTIKLQSQTAKEKLLNAEAWFFRHQKLTLIEWFPGFDAEKQRSSHASVWVSFPGLPLELWTEKTLLSLAKSLGTPIVVDRRTLAHEYGHFASVLVDINFAEAATDAIHITIGGLDFWQSVEIQKVPKYCSKCKLIGHTDHECRKQHKENTERQLVVSKQVSGDDSQPGVSNIPKPAGGEWQVARRKKKGKKKAHNVNVDVRDVVDNIAGEEADVEFAAKLVKAQQLEVVMAQAKADFESVYVELLTAGEFLLNKNRYNAIETIQDVEESSADAKFRADQEARRVRMQSMHKVVNTTEGRNASDSESLQDSNLRICAEKGSLPRINSGATSQIDIDSSKTGF; translated from the exons ATGGGAGATGCTTCTCATGCGTCTCATGTTAGGTCTCGTACTTATGCTGATCAGGTGAAGGGGAAGCAACAGCTTCCAACAACATCTATTGATCTCAGTTCTTTACCATTGCCAACGTTAAAAGAAGGCAAACCAGCGATTGTTTTACCTGAATCTTTCTATTTGGAAggttgtgatatttggaaattcagtctTATTGGACGTTTAGATTTCAAAGGAATTACTTTCCAAGAGGTGAAGGATGATTTGGAACATCAATGGCAGCTAGGTCAAGGTGCGGTTCAGCTAATTCCTATGAGTAGAGGTTTCTTCACCATCAAGTTACAATCCCAAACAGCAAAAGAAAAGCTTTTGAATGCTGAAGCTTGGTTTTTTAGGCATCAAAAGCTAACCCTAATTGAATGGTTTCCTGGTTTTGATGCTGAAAAACAAAGATCATCTCATGCTTCCGTGTGGGTTTCTTTTCCAGGGCTTCCATTAGAATTATGGACAGAAAAAACGCTATTGTCCTTGGCTAAATCATTAGGAACTCCAATTGTGGTTGATAGACGTACTCTTGCTcatgaatatggtcactttgcatCAGTTTTGGTGGATATTAATTTTGCTGAAGCAGCTACTGATGCTATTCATATTACGATTGGGGGTTTAGATTTTTGGCAATCTGTTGAGATTCAAAAAGTTCCAaaatattgttccaagtgcaagttGATTGGGCATACTGATCATGAATGTAGAAAGCAGCACAAGGAAAATACTGAGCGACAACTTGTGGTAAGCAAACAAGTTAGCGGTGATGATTCTCAACCTGGCGTGAGCAATAttcctaaacctgctggtggggaatGGCAAGTGGCTAGGCGTAAGAAGAAGGGTAAGAAAAAAGCTCACAACGTCAATGTAGATGTGCGTGATGTTGTTGATAATATTGCTGGGGAAGAAGCTGATGTGGAGTTTGCTGCTAAGCTGGTGAAGGCTCAGCAGTTGGAGGTTGTTATGGCACAAGCCAAAGCTGATTTTGAATCTGTCTAtgttgaattg CTTACGGCTGGGGAGtttcttttgaataaaaacaGATATAATGCTATTGAAACAATTCAAGATGTGGAGGAGAGTTCAGCTGATGCAAAGTTTAGGGCTGATCAAGAAGCTAGGCGTGTTCGCATGCAATCCATGCATAAGGTAGTGAATACTACTGAGGGTAGGAATGCTTCTGATTCCGAGTCTCTTCAGGACTCCAATTTGAGAATTTGTGCTGAAAAAGGAAGTTTACCAAGAATTAATTCTGGTGCAACTTCTCAGATTGATATTGATTCCTCCAAAACTGGTTTTTAA